The window GTCGTCCGTGCTTGCCGCGACCTCAGTTTCGAGGCTGCCCCCGGCGAGGTGTTCGGACTGCTCGGCACGAATGGAGCGGGGAAGACCACCGCGCTGCGAATGCTGTCGACCCTGCTGACTCCGACCCATGGCGACGCGGTGCTCGCCGGTCACAGCGTTGTTACTGGACCGGAACAAGTCCGCAAGTCGATTGGTTTCATGACCGCGGACACTGGCGTGTACGGTCGGTTGACGGCGCGGGAAATGATCGAGTACTTTGGTCGGTTGCACGCTTTGTCAGACGCGCGGATCAGCGCGCGCATCGATGTGATTGCCGATGCGCTGGACATGCGGGACTTCCTCGGGCGTCGTTGCGACAAGCTGTCCACGGGTCAGAAGCAGCGGGTGAACATTGCGCGCACGATTGTTCATGACCCCGGGATTCTGGTCTTTGATGAACCGACCGCCGGACTGGACATTCTTGCCGCGGCGCAGATCGTGCGGTTTATTCGCGATTCGCGGGACGCGGGCAAGTGCATCATTTTCTCGACGCACATTATGCGCGAAGCCGAGAAGTTGTGTGATCGCATCCTGATTCTGCATCGCGGACAGGTGTGTGCGGGGGGAACGCTCGGTGAACTTCGTGCTCAGTTTGGAAAGAACGACCTTGAGGACATCTTTCTTGAGGCAATTGGCGAATCCGTGTTGACGTGAACAGACCGCGGCTGGCCCCGACTTTGCCGAGATCGGAGTCAGCGCGCGCGGTCTCGGGCCAAGCAGCGCAGTAACTTCGCAACCCATGGCCTTCGACACGGATTCAGAGCATGAACCAAGATATTCTTGATCTGCTGGTAATCGACGACGAGCAAGAGATCATCGGCGTCGTCGAATCGGCGCTTCGCGATTTTCACCTCACGATTGGCACGGCTTGCAGCGTCAGAGCGGCGCGCGAGTTGGTGCGTGAGCAGCAATTTCGGGTCGTACTCACTGACCAGCGGTTGCCGGACGGACTTGGCCTGGACTTCATCGAAGACATGGCAGCTCGCGGCATGACGTCGGTGCCGATTCTAATGACCGGGCTCGTGGACGTTGATCTGGCGCTGGCGGCGATCAATCGCGGCAAGGTGTTCAAACTGGTCACCAAGCCATTGGACGTTCTTGCCTTGCGCGAGACGGTGAATCGGGCAATTGCTCAGCACAGCCAGGCGGACGAGCGGAAGCGTCTGGCCACTGAGGTCTTGCGCTTTAATGAGCACTTGCGCAAGGAATCCGCGCTGAAGGATCGTACACTGCGCGAGGCGGCGGACCGCATCCGCAGCGGCGAACAGACGCTACAGCGGCAGCAGCAACGGATCGTGTCACTATACACCGAGTTGCAGCAGGCTTACCTTCGGACCGTGATGTCGCTGACGGCGGCGATTGACGCCAAG is drawn from candidate division KSB1 bacterium and contains these coding sequences:
- a CDS encoding ATP-binding cassette domain-containing protein — translated: MGSLVTVTGLGKDFADSLGEVVRACRDLSFEAAPGEVFGLLGTNGAGKTTALRMLSTLLTPTHGDAVLAGHSVVTGPEQVRKSIGFMTADTGVYGRLTAREMIEYFGRLHALSDARISARIDVIADALDMRDFLGRRCDKLSTGQKQRVNIARTIVHDPGILVFDEPTAGLDILAAAQIVRFIRDSRDAGKCIIFSTHIMREAEKLCDRILILHRGQVCAGGTLGELRAQFGKNDLEDIFLEAIGESVLT
- a CDS encoding HD domain-containing protein translates to MNQDILDLLVIDDEQEIIGVVESALRDFHLTIGTACSVRAARELVREQQFRVVLTDQRLPDGLGLDFIEDMAARGMTSVPILMTGLVDVDLALAAINRGKVFKLVTKPLDVLALRETVNRAIAQHSQADERKRLATEVLRFNEHLRKESALKDRTLREAADRIRSGEQTLQRQQQRIVSLYTELQQAYLRTVMSLTAAIDAKDTYTRGHSERVYRYCRLMAEVLGFDAESQRDLKLASVLHDLGKIGIPDAILLKKGPLTMEERAVMATHPAMTESILQPLPFLEKVRRIVREHHERYDGTGYPLGLSGSEISIEARVLTVADAFDAMRSDRPYRAAMSDEEALAELLGGCGSQFCPMCVGALRVGLVHPGLARTEDSESECRSDWFGAIQLPPSGEH